In the genome of Ziziphus jujuba cultivar Dongzao chromosome 10, ASM3175591v1, the window tgttttaacttttatatacaTGTGTATAAGTGGCTGCTAATATTGGTGCACGTCATTTCATTAACCTTTTTTTCCATTAACTTTTCACGGGAAAAAACAAGTTTGagttaataaattattcatatttatatgatgtaaattaattaaatgtaataaatttttatctatataataatttttttattattttttattattgaaatggaATTTTACAGGACAgattcaaacaaaaatatttgcatgttgcatatgtaaaaatgtattaatttatctctaaatcaaaattcattgaatttttgttAAAGTATTTAGCAGCTGTGCCTTGTTAATTATTAAGATTTTGTATTTTagtttctgaattttttttattggtattttgatattttaattttaatttttaatgcatttttactttttaaattgctttttaactattttaaaatatacagTGAATTTGATCAAACAAACAAATGTTGTGTGGGATTttctgattttataattttgttgttttgttattgcaataaatatattacatatttcaaaattattaaaaagtagatataaataatttaaaaacctactATGTATGAAAAATTGAACTTTACGAATTAAAatgctaaaaagaaaaaaaggaaaaaatctaAAACTTAAGTGCAAAAGtgtaataattgaaaaatgtaGATGATAAAAACCCTAATCATTAATACTATTTTAGCCGTACtcttaaattaaaaacttttttttttcaattctctattattttttttatttctttcaaaagtAAGTCGATTGTCcctttttattctatattttgccATTTATTGATAATCATATATGTactctttaaaatttttatataaatttaactataatatggatttataattttttatgaacaATTTACTGTAGAAATATATTGCATGAATTAATCTTATGTTAGCAATTATATATAGTCACGTTACTAAATTTTGTAATACTAAAATGCTTTAACCATataattttgcaatttgttattattgatgatGATATTAATTTATGTGGTAAATTTAATTAGCACACGTAATTGTattatattttaacaataattatttaaataaaatttattaataattatttatcaaaaatgataaataatatttttatgatataaatttttttttattaaaaatatagtgctactattctaaaaatttacaaGTGGAATATGATTCAAGGTGTTGCCATCCAGAATTATATCTTTTAAGTCAGATACGCAAATTCCTGTTaccttatataatttttttttttgacaaatctgTTACCTTATATaatggtttcaaattttttaatcctACAACTGAATAaagaggtgaaaaaaaaaaaagtcagtaatcaaatattaaaaaagagaaagaggtggaagtgcttaaaaaaaaaaaattttaaataggcCAAGACAAATTTtatcatcattaattttttgaccTCACGTGGAAACTAATTGACTTTATATACtgtatgaataaattaaaatatgtctATCTGTTTTATGTCTTAATTTGTCTCTTTTTCACATCTCATTTTCTTTTCACCATGTAAATCCTAGTATGCACATATTATAATGGGCCTTCAGCCCATCAGTTATGATCTGAATGGGCCAAAAGCCAATGATGATATTTTGTGACAACAACCCTGTTCCTAATTGATGATGCAAGATGCTAATCAAAACCAGTTTAACAAAAACCATCAAGATCATCGAAAACCATTGTAGGAAAAACTGGTTGAATTGCAGAATCAGATGAAGCAGCTAACTTTGTCCAACTTAATTGGTAGGTGCATAGTTTCCTGTATGTTGGTGTTGCTAACTCAATTGGCTCTTTCTTTGGTTCCTCGTTTTCTCTCTGCTTCTTCCCTTCTCATCCAACTCCCACTTTCAGGTGCCCACTCTCTATCAATATGTTTGAATGTTTTCTTGGTCTTGGAAACTTCAAGGttgttttttaacttttacCCTTTAATCTTTGACTACAGCTCTGTTGCTGCTGGTGGTAATTGGTCTTGGGGGAAGGATCAGGCGGGTTCTTGGAGTCCATGCTTCAGCCCCAGCTTTCGTTTTCTTCAGTATACTCTTTGTTTGGTGTGTTTATGTCCTTGTTATCAGAAAAGGTcctccctttctctctttttagACATTTTCTTGTGCCTTTTACTTTGCTCATTCGTTTCCTGCAAATGGTTTGCATAAATGGTAATAATGATACATCATAATACCATCTTCTACAAGCTTACCTTGTCAATAATTTTCTGCAGCAGCTGTTTCACATGTAATGGATGTTGTGTTTAATGGAGAGGTTGCAATTCTTATTATTGGTCTGTGTAGGTTGTTTcactccttttctttttctcttaccccctagaaagaaaagaaaacaaaacaaagcaaaagcAAAGCAATCCCCTTTTCGAAAAACACTGCTAACAACTTCTTCTTATTGACACTTGACAGTATCCTTAAGAGTGATCCTGGCTTGGAAATGTATGGGTCCAGTGAAGACAGATGTATAGAGGATTCAACTTCAGGagttaattctcaaaatcaGGTGTGAAGGTGAAGAGagttaataaaatttgttaatataGCCATTTAGGAAGTTAACGAACTTCCCTTTTCCATTTGTGCAGGAATTGGAGCTTTCCGTAAGTGCTTCTATCATCGATTGATTGAAGCAAATACTGTGATCATAATTAATCAAGCTAGGCCATTCTTTTTGGGTCATAATGAATGTTGAAGATAGCTTTATGGAAAAGCTAAAAGTAATAGGGGAAATTGTATTCTTCAAGTTGATTTCACTTGAAATATTTGTGCGGAGAACTTTGAAACTTTGTTTCCTCTCACTCTATCGGCCTTTCTTGATGGGTTATCATTTACGCTTCTTACACTGTATTTTCTCTGTAACTTGAATGTTCTTCCTGTTGATTGTTTCTCAGGATTCTTTCTTGGGTAAGAGGGTGAGACATTGCAGAAGCTGCAAAGCATATATAAGGGGTCTTGACCATCATTGTCCTGCTTTTGGAAACTGCATTGGTAATTACAATGAATGTGTTGTATCTTGTtctccattttaattttttatttgaatttattcatCTTGGAAGTTATAATGCAGTATAATACTATAATTCGCTTTTAAGTTCTGTTATCTATTTGTTTTGGGTACTTTTATACATTCTATAAGTTAAGGATGCTCGTATGATTTATGTGCAGGTCAAAAGAATTATATTCTTTTCGTCATTCTTCTGGTTGGATTCATCATTACGGAAGGTTCATATGTAGCATGCTCAACTCAATGTAAGTTGATGACTTTTTCATGAACGATTATATGAGTGGTTGAGCTATATTTCGTCATAATTAATGATATTACCATATTGAATTCTCAAGGACAAATTTCTAGATTTTTGTCCctgtatctatatatttatgatcCCCTATAGTGCCCCTTATTCTGAACAATATGCAGAAAAATGCAATCACTATAATACCCTAAAATACCTCACTAGCATCACTTGTAATCTCATGTgaaatttagaattaaaaagTGATTCCTGCTTGTCTTCCCTGTCACAATTAAATCTTTACCTtctcaaataatttatatagactACATCATCATAGTGTAACTTAAATGGGAAATGGTCTATAAACACTCATGAACAAGTGTTGTAATTTGTATATAGAATATCTTTCAAATTTCCATactatatttttgtaatttctcTACTTATTTTCAGTTGCTTCAAAATTCGGGATTTTTAATGGAACAATGTCAGAGGTAGGCCATTTTACTGATGTATCCTAAGAATGTTGCTTTGTTCTTGCGCTTCAGTTCTGAATTGTTTAGATAATAGATATCATTGCCTTCATGACTAACAAAGATGTGTCTTAAATAAATTGCATAGACTAGTCTCTTTGCAAATTTGGCTGTTAGCACAACAACGTTCTCTATTCTCCAATTGGTATGGCAGGTTTGTATGTTGCCTTTAGACAATTTCACTTCTTTCTGCAAGCTGGTGTACCCATATGAAGGTAACAAAATCTGATCAGCCCTATTGCCTCATGACCAGGTGCCGTTTCTGACATGGCATGCATATTGTATATGCTTCAATATTAGAACTGATGAGTGGGTAAGTGAACTAATATAAAATCAGAAATATGTTGAATGTTAGAAACAGGCAATGGTGGTTTGTCATTTTGGACGTAGGTCTCAAAGTGGAATATGCTTAACCAGTCTCCTAGCTACTGATTAATTCACAactcaaaatattcaaaaacgtTGATGCTATTTGTCTTTCTTTGAAtggattttcttgtttttcactTGAAATGTAAAAGCtagaagcaatttttttttttttaattattagtattattttttaattattattttctagtgATAACAAAATGTTTTGgtttttccttctcttctaGATTAACTGGAAGAAGTATCCAGAGTTCCAGTTTGTTGATCAATCACAACCAGGTAATTGCATTTCGAAGCACCATTCCTACATCTACATGTTCATACAACCTTTATGAACAAATGGCATTTATTAATTCAGGGCAAAGTTGTAGAGAGGTGAGGTTTACAAATCCTTACGATAGAGGCATTCTACAGAATGTGAAGGAGTTTCTAGCATTAACAGGATAACAGTATCAATAAACAATATAACAGAAGCCTTTCATGGTTGGATTCCACCTTACAATTGCAAAAGTCGTATACTTCAGTATTTGGAGCACCAGGACAGACAGGTCTCAGAGATGAGGTTTATGGGGAACAAATGACACAGCAATTAATCGACACTCGtttgatagaaattttttttgctgTCTGAATACACTACCTGTAAATGTGGTTCTTTTCTGATGGCTGAACATTTAACATAATGTAGCGGTATATCAAATTTGTAGACCTTGATTTATCAGTTCCACGAAGAGCAATGTTATATGCTTACAGTGAGTATTGAATGGTTttatctttcaaattttttttttttttttttcttttttagtctcCTTATTAGCAGCTAGATTGATGGTACTCCATTGTCCGGAGACAAAAATCACTTCTGGGAAATATTACAAGGTCTCATTTCTGTTTAGGGATTAGAAACTTTTTTTGTATAGGAACATTTAGAAGCACATCTTTGAGACGGTAAGATTGCACAAGACGTTAGCAATGTGCATTCCATGTTTTGCTCTCACTATGAAGTTCAAACTTAGCCATTATGTTGTGGTAATTTTGTGCCTGTACTCGTATAgcaattattgtaattttatattgaagatcaGGATGCTGTTCAGTAATCAGCTTGGAATCTTGATATGGCCAGAAAGGTAACCGAAGGCAGAGTCATTCTACAAAGATTAGACGAATTATCTGGATGCCAAAGATTCTTAGAAACTCAGATTAAACCAAATACTCATTAATGGAAAACAAGTTGCATACACTCTTTTTCACACGTCTTACAAACTCATATTCTTAAACTCAAACTGATGTAGTAGTGGACATTTTTATTTGGATGGACAGTGAAAAGCAAAGTGAAAGCATGGGAAAGAAATATCCTTTTAGCTTTAACCAGAGATCTCAATGGGCTTCACCTCAGGCTTCTTCTCCTCCACCTTAGGAATAGTCACAGTAAGCACTCCATTCTCAAGGCCAGCTTTCACCTCATCCATCTTTGCGTTTTCGGGCAACCTGAACCTGCGTAGGAACTTCCCACTGCTCCTTTCAAGACGGTGCCACTTGTCGTTCTTCTCCTCTTGCTCTCTGCTCCTCTCTCCACTGATCTGAAGGATTCTACCTTCTTCCACCTCCACTTTCACCTCCTCTTTCTTGAGCCCTGGAAGGTCAGCTTTGAATACGTGTGCTTCTGGGGTCTCCTTCCAATCAATCCTTGCGTTGGCAAATGCAGAGGTTTCGCTTGCAGGAACATTGGATGACAACGCAGAGTTGGGGAAGCCATC includes:
- the LOC107411114 gene encoding uncharacterized protein LOC107411114 isoform X4, whose amino-acid sequence is MKQLTLSNLIALLLLVVIGLGGRIRRVLGVHASAPAFVFFSILFVWCVYVLVIRKAAVSHVMDVVFNGEVAILIIGLCSILKSDPGLEMYGSSEDRCIEDSTSGVNSQNQELELSDSFLGKRVRHCRSCKAYIRGLDHHCPAFGNCIGQKNYILFVILLVGFIITEGSYVACSTQFASKFGIFNGTMSETSLFANLAVSTTTFSILQLVWQVPFLTWHAYCICFNIRTDEWINWKKYPEFQFVDQSQPGQSCREVRFTNPYDRGILQNVKEFLALTG
- the LOC107411114 gene encoding uncharacterized protein LOC107411114 isoform X5 is translated as MKQLTLSNLIGRCIVSCMLVLLTQLALSLVPRFLSASSLLIQLPLSALLLLVVIGLGGRIRRVLGVHASAPAFVFFSILFVWCVYVLVIRKAAVSHVMDVVFNGEVAILIIGLCSILKSDPGLEMYGSSEDRCIEDSTSGVNSQNQELELSDSFLGKRVRHCRSCKAYIRGLDHHCPAFGNCIGQKNYILFVILLVGFIITEGSYVACSTQFASKFGIFNGTMSEINWKKYPEFQFVDQSQPGQSCREVRFTNPYDRGILQNVKEFLALTG
- the LOC107411114 gene encoding uncharacterized protein LOC107411114 isoform X7 — its product is MKQLTLSNLIGRCIVSCMLVLLTQLALSLVPRFLSASSLLIQLPLSALLLLVVIGLGGRIRRVLGVHASAPAFVFFSILFVWCVYVLVIRKAAVSHVMDVVFNGEVAILIIGLCSILKSDPGLEMYGSSEDRCIEDSTSGVNSQNQELELSDSFLGKRVRHCRSCKAYIRGLDHHCPAFGNCIGQKNYILFVILLVGFIITEGSYVACSTQFASKFGIFNGTMSEVCMLPLDNFTSFCKLVYPYED
- the LOC107411114 gene encoding probable protein S-acyltransferase 15 isoform X1 is translated as MKQLTLSNLIGRCIVSCMLVLLTQLALSLVPRFLSASSLLIQLPLSALLLLVVIGLGGRIRRVLGVHASAPAFVFFSILFVWCVYVLVIRKAAVSHVMDVVFNGEVAILIIGLCSILKSDPGLEMYGSSEDRCIEDSTSGVNSQNQELELSDSFLGKRVRHCRSCKAYIRGLDHHCPAFGNCIGQKNYILFVILLVGFIITEGSYVACSTQFASKFGIFNGTMSETSLFANLAVSTTTFSILQLVWQVPFLTWHAYCICFNIRTDEWINWKKYPEFQFVDQSQPGQSCREVRFTNPYDRGILQNVKEFLALTG
- the LOC107411114 gene encoding probable protein S-acyltransferase 15 isoform X2, translating into MKQLTLSNLIGRCIVSCMLVLLTQLALSLVPRFLSASSLLIQLPLSALLLLVVIGLGGRIRRVLGVHASAPAFVFFSILFVWCVYVLVIRKAVSHVMDVVFNGEVAILIIGLCSILKSDPGLEMYGSSEDRCIEDSTSGVNSQNQELELSDSFLGKRVRHCRSCKAYIRGLDHHCPAFGNCIGQKNYILFVILLVGFIITEGSYVACSTQFASKFGIFNGTMSETSLFANLAVSTTTFSILQLVWQVPFLTWHAYCICFNIRTDEWINWKKYPEFQFVDQSQPGQSCREVRFTNPYDRGILQNVKEFLALTG
- the LOC107411114 gene encoding probable protein S-acyltransferase 15 isoform X3, with the translated sequence MKQLTLSNLIGRCIVSCMLVLLTQLALSLVPRFLSASSLLIQLPLSALLLLVVIGLGGRIRRVLGVHASAPAFVFFSILFVWCVYVLVIRKAAVSHVMDVVFNGEVAILIIGLCSILKSDPGLEMYGSSEDRCIEDSTSGVNSQNQELELSDSFLGKRVRHCRSCKAYIRGLDHHCPAFGNCIGQKNYILFVILLVGFIITEGSYVACSTQFASKFGIFNGTMSEVPFLTWHAYCICFNIRTDEWINWKKYPEFQFVDQSQPGQSCREVRFTNPYDRGILQNVKEFLALTG
- the LOC107411114 gene encoding uncharacterized protein LOC107411114 isoform X8 gives rise to the protein MDVVFNGEVAILIIGLCSILKSDPGLEMYGSSEDRCIEDSTSGVNSQNQELELSDSFLGKRVRHCRSCKAYIRGLDHHCPAFGNCIGQKNYILFVILLVGFIITEGSYVACSTQFASKFGIFNGTMSETSLFANLAVSTTTFSILQLVWQVPFLTWHAYCICFNIRTDEWINWKKYPEFQFVDQSQPGQSCREVRFTNPYDRGILQNVKEFLALTG
- the LOC107411114 gene encoding uncharacterized protein LOC107411114 isoform X6 produces the protein MKQLTLSNLIGRCIVSCMLVLLTQLALSLVPRFLSASSLLIQLPLSALLLLVVIGLGGRIRRVLGVHASAPAFVFFSILFVWCVYVLVIRKAAVSHVMDVVFNGEVAILIIGLCSILKSDPGLEMYGSSEDRCIEDSTSGVNSQNQELELSDSFLGKRVRHCRSCKAYIRGLDHHCPAFGNCIGQKNYILFVILLVGFIITEGSYVACSTQFASKFGIFNGTMSETSLFANLAVSTTTFSILQLVWQVCMLPLDNFTSFCKLVYPYED
- the LOC107411115 gene encoding 17.6 kDa class I heat shock protein 3; protein product: MSLIPSLFGGRKTNVFDPFSLDVWDPFDGFPNSALSSNVPASETSAFANARIDWKETPEAHVFKADLPGLKKEEVKVEVEEGRILQISGERSREQEEKNDKWHRLERSSGKFLRRFRLPENAKMDEVKAGLENGVLTVTIPKVEEKKPEVKPIEISG